One genomic region from Balaenoptera acutorostrata chromosome 1, mBalAcu1.1, whole genome shotgun sequence encodes:
- the LOC103004080 gene encoding 60S ribosomal protein L17-like yields the protein MVRYSLDPENPTKSCKSRGSNLRVHLKNTRETAQAIKGMHIRKATKHLKDVTFKRQRVPFRCYNGGVGRCAQAKQWGWTQGRWPKKSAEFLLHMLKNAESNAELKGLDVDSLAIEHIQVNKAPKMRRRTYRAHGRINPYMSSPCHIEMILTEKGQIVPKPEEEVAQKKKISQKKLKKQKLMAWE from the coding sequence ATGGTTCGCTATTCACTTGAcccagaaaaccccacaaaatcatgCAAGTCGAGAGGTTCAAATCTTCGTGTTCACCTTAAGAACACTCGTGAAACAGCCCAGGCCATTAAGGGCATGCATATCCGAAAAGCCACCAAGCATCTGAAGGATGTCACTTTTAAGAGGCAACGTGTGCCATTCCGTTGTTACAATGGTGGAGTTGGTAGGTGTGCCCAGGCCAAACAGTGGGGCTGGACGCAGGGTCGGTGGCCCAAAAAGAGTGCTGAATTTTTACTGCACATGCTCAAAAATGCAGAGAGTAATGCTGAACTTAAGGGCTTAGATGTAGATTCTCTGGCCATTGAACATATCCAGGTGAACAAAGCCCCCAAGATGCGGCGCAGGACTTATAGAGCTCATGGTCGGATCAACCCATACATGAGCTCTCCCTGCCACATTGAGATGATCCTTACTGAAAAAGGACAGATTGTTCCTAAACCAGAAGAGGAGGTTgcccagaagaaaaagatatcccagaagaaattgaagaaacaaaaacttatggCCTGGGAATAA